Proteins encoded within one genomic window of Bos indicus x Bos taurus breed Angus x Brahman F1 hybrid chromosome 18, Bos_hybrid_MaternalHap_v2.0, whole genome shotgun sequence:
- the SHISA7 gene encoding protein shisa-7 isoform X3, with product MDCSPPGSSIHGILQPRFAPQPGCPGRAPARPMPALLLLGTLLFLASTTGQAEARPSNATSAEPPGPLPALLAHLRRLTGALTGGGGAAGPGANGTRASTQSSAGAAARAPPPAELCHGYYDVMGQYDATFNCSTGSYRFCCGTCHYRFCCEHRHMRLAQASCSNYDTPRWATTPPPLAGGAGGAGGAGGGPGPGQAGWLEGGRAGGAGGRGGEGPGGSTAYVVCGVISFALAVGVGAKVAFSKASRAPRAHREINVPRALVDILRHQAGPGARPDRARSSSLTTGVGGPDSMPPRTPKNLYNPVKPSNLDNLHNHLHLSGNSPKHRAATLDWRAIPPPSPSLRYSTLSCSRSFHNLSHLPPSYEAAVKSELNRYSSLKRLAEKDLDEAYLKRRHLAEVPRGTLPLHALRRPGTGGGYRMDGWGGPEELGLAPAPHPRRVMSQEHLLGDGGRSRYEFTLPRARLVSQEHLLLSSPEALRQSREHLLSPPRSPALPPEPSARASLAASHSNLLLGPGGPPTPLHGLPPPPGLHAHHHHALHGSPQPAWMSDAGGGGGTLARRPPFQRQGTLEQLQFIPGHHLPQHLRTASKNEVTV from the exons atggactgcagcccaccaggctcctctatccatggaattctccag CCTCGGTTCGCCCCCCAGCCTGGCTGCCCCGGCCGAGCTCCTGCGCGCCCCATGCCGGCCCTCCTGCTCCTCGGGACCCTCCTGTTCCTGGCCTCGACTACCGGCCAGGCTGAGGCGCGTCCGTCCAACGCCACGAGCGCCGAGCCCCCGGGTCCGCTGCCCGCTCTGCTGGCGCACCTGCGGCGCCTGACCGGGGCGCTGACGGGCGGCGGGGGAGCAGCGGGCCCGGGGGCCAACGGCACCAGAGCCAGCACCCAGAGCTCGGCGGGCGCGGCCGCACGTGCGCCCCCTCCGGCCGAGCTGTGCCACGGCTACTACGACGTCATGGGCCAGTACGACGCCACCTTCAACTGCAGCACCGGCTCCTACCGCTTCTGCTGCGGCACCTGCCACTATCGCTTCTGCTGCGAACACCGCCACATGCGCCTGGCGCAGGCCTCCTGCTCCAACTACGACACGCCGCGCTGGGCCACCACGCCGCCGCCGCTGGCCGGGGGCGCCGGGGGCGCCGGGGGTGCGGGCGGGGGTCCTGGGCCCGGCCAGGCCGGCTGGCTGGAAGGGGGCCGGGCGGGGGGTGCTGGGGGGCGTGGGGGCGAGGGCCCAGGGGGCAGCACGGCCTACGTGGTGTGCGGGGTCATCAGCTTCGCCCTGGCCGTGGGCGTCGGCGCTAAAGTGGCCTTCAGCAAGGCGTCCCGTGCGCCCAGGGCGCACCGGGAGATCAACGTGCCCAG GGCTCTGGTGGACATTCTGAGACATCAGGCGGGGCCCGGGGCCCGCCCGGACCGGGCACGAAGCAGCTCCCTAACCACAGGGGTCGGAGGCCCGGACAGCATGCCGCCGAGGACGCCCAAGAACCTCTACAACCCCGTGAAGCCGTCCAATCTCG ATAACCTGCACAACCACCTGCACCTCAGCGGCAACAGCCCCAAACACCGCGCTGCCACCCTGG ACTGGAGGGCCATCCCGCCGCCCAGCCCCTCCTTGCGCTACTCCACGCTGTCCTGCTCGCGGTCCTTCCACAACCTCTCGCATCTGCCCCCGTCCTACGAGGCCGCCGTGAAATCGGAGCTCAACCGCTACTCCTCTCTCAAGAGGCTTG CCGAGAAGGACCTGGACGAGGCCTACCTGAAGCGCCGGCACCTGGCGGAGGTGCCCCGTGGGACGCTGCCCCTGCACGCGCTGCGGCGACCCGGCACGGGGGGCGGCTACCGCATGGATGGCTGGGGCGGCCCCGAGGAGCTGGGCCTGGCTCCCGCGCCCCACCCTCGGCGCGTCATGTCCCAGGAGCACCTGCTGGGCGACGGGGGCCGGTCGCGCTACGAATTCACGCTGCCGCGCGCGCGCCTCGTGTCCCAGGAGCATCTCCTCCTGTCGTCGCCCGAGGCCCTGCGCCAGAGCCGCGAGCACCTCCTGTCGCCGCCGCGCAGCCCCGCGCTGCCCCCCGAGCCCTCCGCGCGAGCCAGCCTGGCCGCCTCCCACTCCAACCTGCTGCTGGGGCCCGGGGGACCCCCCACGCCGCTGCACGGCCTGCCGCCGCCACCCGGCCTGCACGCGCACCACCACCACGCCCTGCACGGCTCGCCGCAGCCCGCCTGGATGTCAGAcgccggcgggggtgggggcacgCTGGCCCGCAGGCCGCCCTTCCAGCGCCAGGGCACGCTGGAGCAGCTGCAGTTCATCCCCGGCCATCACCTGCCCCAACACCTCCGCACGGCCAGCAAGAACGAGGTGACTGTCTGA
- the SHISA7 gene encoding protein shisa-7 isoform X2 has protein sequence MSPAFPPPGSCPPAPRASVFPWAAFLILSCHHLHISAPLAPFFRAPFQPRFAPQPGCPGRAPARPMPALLLLGTLLFLASTTGQAEARPSNATSAEPPGPLPALLAHLRRLTGALTGGGGAAGPGANGTRASTQSSAGAAARAPPPAELCHGYYDVMGQYDATFNCSTGSYRFCCGTCHYRFCCEHRHMRLAQASCSNYDTPRWATTPPPLAGGAGGAGGAGGGPGPGQAGWLEGGRAGGAGGRGGEGPGGSTAYVVCGVISFALAVGVGAKVAFSKASRAPRAHREINVPRALVDILRHQAGPGARPDRARSSSLTTGVGGPDSMPPRTPKNLYNPVKPSNLDWRAIPPPSPSLRYSTLSCSRSFHNLSHLPPSYEAAVKSELNRYSSLKRLAEKDLDEAYLKRRHLAEVPRGTLPLHALRRPGTGGGYRMDGWGGPEELGLAPAPHPRRVMSQEHLLGDGGRSRYEFTLPRARLVSQEHLLLSSPEALRQSREHLLSPPRSPALPPEPSARASLAASHSNLLLGPGGPPTPLHGLPPPPGLHAHHHHALHGSPQPAWMSDAGGGGGTLARRPPFQRQGTLEQLQFIPGHHLPQHLRTASKNEVTV, from the exons ATGTCCCCCGCTTTTCCGCCTCCTGGCTCCTGCCCGCCCGCTCCCCGTGCTTCTGTCTTCCCTTGGGCTGCCTTCCTCATCCTTTCCTGCCACCATCTCCACATTTCTGCACCTCTGGCGCCTTTCTTCCGTGCACCGTTCCAGCCTCGGTTCGCCCCCCAGCCTGGCTGCCCCGGCCGAGCTCCTGCGCGCCCCATGCCGGCCCTCCTGCTCCTCGGGACCCTCCTGTTCCTGGCCTCGACTACCGGCCAGGCTGAGGCGCGTCCGTCCAACGCCACGAGCGCCGAGCCCCCGGGTCCGCTGCCCGCTCTGCTGGCGCACCTGCGGCGCCTGACCGGGGCGCTGACGGGCGGCGGGGGAGCAGCGGGCCCGGGGGCCAACGGCACCAGAGCCAGCACCCAGAGCTCGGCGGGCGCGGCCGCACGTGCGCCCCCTCCGGCCGAGCTGTGCCACGGCTACTACGACGTCATGGGCCAGTACGACGCCACCTTCAACTGCAGCACCGGCTCCTACCGCTTCTGCTGCGGCACCTGCCACTATCGCTTCTGCTGCGAACACCGCCACATGCGCCTGGCGCAGGCCTCCTGCTCCAACTACGACACGCCGCGCTGGGCCACCACGCCGCCGCCGCTGGCCGGGGGCGCCGGGGGCGCCGGGGGTGCGGGCGGGGGTCCTGGGCCCGGCCAGGCCGGCTGGCTGGAAGGGGGCCGGGCGGGGGGTGCTGGGGGGCGTGGGGGCGAGGGCCCAGGGGGCAGCACGGCCTACGTGGTGTGCGGGGTCATCAGCTTCGCCCTGGCCGTGGGCGTCGGCGCTAAAGTGGCCTTCAGCAAGGCGTCCCGTGCGCCCAGGGCGCACCGGGAGATCAACGTGCCCAG GGCTCTGGTGGACATTCTGAGACATCAGGCGGGGCCCGGGGCCCGCCCGGACCGGGCACGAAGCAGCTCCCTAACCACAGGGGTCGGAGGCCCGGACAGCATGCCGCCGAGGACGCCCAAGAACCTCTACAACCCCGTGAAGCCGTCCAATCTCG ACTGGAGGGCCATCCCGCCGCCCAGCCCCTCCTTGCGCTACTCCACGCTGTCCTGCTCGCGGTCCTTCCACAACCTCTCGCATCTGCCCCCGTCCTACGAGGCCGCCGTGAAATCGGAGCTCAACCGCTACTCCTCTCTCAAGAGGCTTG CCGAGAAGGACCTGGACGAGGCCTACCTGAAGCGCCGGCACCTGGCGGAGGTGCCCCGTGGGACGCTGCCCCTGCACGCGCTGCGGCGACCCGGCACGGGGGGCGGCTACCGCATGGATGGCTGGGGCGGCCCCGAGGAGCTGGGCCTGGCTCCCGCGCCCCACCCTCGGCGCGTCATGTCCCAGGAGCACCTGCTGGGCGACGGGGGCCGGTCGCGCTACGAATTCACGCTGCCGCGCGCGCGCCTCGTGTCCCAGGAGCATCTCCTCCTGTCGTCGCCCGAGGCCCTGCGCCAGAGCCGCGAGCACCTCCTGTCGCCGCCGCGCAGCCCCGCGCTGCCCCCCGAGCCCTCCGCGCGAGCCAGCCTGGCCGCCTCCCACTCCAACCTGCTGCTGGGGCCCGGGGGACCCCCCACGCCGCTGCACGGCCTGCCGCCGCCACCCGGCCTGCACGCGCACCACCACCACGCCCTGCACGGCTCGCCGCAGCCCGCCTGGATGTCAGAcgccggcgggggtgggggcacgCTGGCCCGCAGGCCGCCCTTCCAGCGCCAGGGCACGCTGGAGCAGCTGCAGTTCATCCCCGGCCATCACCTGCCCCAACACCTCCGCACGGCCAGCAAGAACGAGGTGACTGTCTGA
- the SHISA7 gene encoding protein shisa-7 isoform X4, which produces MPALLLLGTLLFLASTTGQAEARPSNATSAEPPGPLPALLAHLRRLTGALTGGGGAAGPGANGTRASTQSSAGAAARAPPPAELCHGYYDVMGQYDATFNCSTGSYRFCCGTCHYRFCCEHRHMRLAQASCSNYDTPRWATTPPPLAGGAGGAGGAGGGPGPGQAGWLEGGRAGGAGGRGGEGPGGSTAYVVCGVISFALAVGVGAKVAFSKASRAPRAHREINVPRALVDILRHQAGPGARPDRARSSSLTTGVGGPDSMPPRTPKNLYNPVKPSNLDNLHNHLHLSGNSPKHRAATLDWRAIPPPSPSLRYSTLSCSRSFHNLSHLPPSYEAAVKSELNRYSSLKRLAEKDLDEAYLKRRHLAEVPRGTLPLHALRRPGTGGGYRMDGWGGPEELGLAPAPHPRRVMSQEHLLGDGGRSRYEFTLPRARLVSQEHLLLSSPEALRQSREHLLSPPRSPALPPEPSARASLAASHSNLLLGPGGPPTPLHGLPPPPGLHAHHHHALHGSPQPAWMSDAGGGGGTLARRPPFQRQGTLEQLQFIPGHHLPQHLRTASKNEVTV; this is translated from the exons ATGCCGGCCCTCCTGCTCCTCGGGACCCTCCTGTTCCTGGCCTCGACTACCGGCCAGGCTGAGGCGCGTCCGTCCAACGCCACGAGCGCCGAGCCCCCGGGTCCGCTGCCCGCTCTGCTGGCGCACCTGCGGCGCCTGACCGGGGCGCTGACGGGCGGCGGGGGAGCAGCGGGCCCGGGGGCCAACGGCACCAGAGCCAGCACCCAGAGCTCGGCGGGCGCGGCCGCACGTGCGCCCCCTCCGGCCGAGCTGTGCCACGGCTACTACGACGTCATGGGCCAGTACGACGCCACCTTCAACTGCAGCACCGGCTCCTACCGCTTCTGCTGCGGCACCTGCCACTATCGCTTCTGCTGCGAACACCGCCACATGCGCCTGGCGCAGGCCTCCTGCTCCAACTACGACACGCCGCGCTGGGCCACCACGCCGCCGCCGCTGGCCGGGGGCGCCGGGGGCGCCGGGGGTGCGGGCGGGGGTCCTGGGCCCGGCCAGGCCGGCTGGCTGGAAGGGGGCCGGGCGGGGGGTGCTGGGGGGCGTGGGGGCGAGGGCCCAGGGGGCAGCACGGCCTACGTGGTGTGCGGGGTCATCAGCTTCGCCCTGGCCGTGGGCGTCGGCGCTAAAGTGGCCTTCAGCAAGGCGTCCCGTGCGCCCAGGGCGCACCGGGAGATCAACGTGCCCAG GGCTCTGGTGGACATTCTGAGACATCAGGCGGGGCCCGGGGCCCGCCCGGACCGGGCACGAAGCAGCTCCCTAACCACAGGGGTCGGAGGCCCGGACAGCATGCCGCCGAGGACGCCCAAGAACCTCTACAACCCCGTGAAGCCGTCCAATCTCG ATAACCTGCACAACCACCTGCACCTCAGCGGCAACAGCCCCAAACACCGCGCTGCCACCCTGG ACTGGAGGGCCATCCCGCCGCCCAGCCCCTCCTTGCGCTACTCCACGCTGTCCTGCTCGCGGTCCTTCCACAACCTCTCGCATCTGCCCCCGTCCTACGAGGCCGCCGTGAAATCGGAGCTCAACCGCTACTCCTCTCTCAAGAGGCTTG CCGAGAAGGACCTGGACGAGGCCTACCTGAAGCGCCGGCACCTGGCGGAGGTGCCCCGTGGGACGCTGCCCCTGCACGCGCTGCGGCGACCCGGCACGGGGGGCGGCTACCGCATGGATGGCTGGGGCGGCCCCGAGGAGCTGGGCCTGGCTCCCGCGCCCCACCCTCGGCGCGTCATGTCCCAGGAGCACCTGCTGGGCGACGGGGGCCGGTCGCGCTACGAATTCACGCTGCCGCGCGCGCGCCTCGTGTCCCAGGAGCATCTCCTCCTGTCGTCGCCCGAGGCCCTGCGCCAGAGCCGCGAGCACCTCCTGTCGCCGCCGCGCAGCCCCGCGCTGCCCCCCGAGCCCTCCGCGCGAGCCAGCCTGGCCGCCTCCCACTCCAACCTGCTGCTGGGGCCCGGGGGACCCCCCACGCCGCTGCACGGCCTGCCGCCGCCACCCGGCCTGCACGCGCACCACCACCACGCCCTGCACGGCTCGCCGCAGCCCGCCTGGATGTCAGAcgccggcgggggtgggggcacgCTGGCCCGCAGGCCGCCCTTCCAGCGCCAGGGCACGCTGGAGCAGCTGCAGTTCATCCCCGGCCATCACCTGCCCCAACACCTCCGCACGGCCAGCAAGAACGAGGTGACTGTCTGA
- the SHISA7 gene encoding protein shisa-7 isoform X1, with amino-acid sequence MSPAFPPPGSCPPAPRASVFPWAAFLILSCHHLHISAPLAPFFRAPFQPRFAPQPGCPGRAPARPMPALLLLGTLLFLASTTGQAEARPSNATSAEPPGPLPALLAHLRRLTGALTGGGGAAGPGANGTRASTQSSAGAAARAPPPAELCHGYYDVMGQYDATFNCSTGSYRFCCGTCHYRFCCEHRHMRLAQASCSNYDTPRWATTPPPLAGGAGGAGGAGGGPGPGQAGWLEGGRAGGAGGRGGEGPGGSTAYVVCGVISFALAVGVGAKVAFSKASRAPRAHREINVPRALVDILRHQAGPGARPDRARSSSLTTGVGGPDSMPPRTPKNLYNPVKPSNLDNLHNHLHLSGNSPKHRAATLDWRAIPPPSPSLRYSTLSCSRSFHNLSHLPPSYEAAVKSELNRYSSLKRLAEKDLDEAYLKRRHLAEVPRGTLPLHALRRPGTGGGYRMDGWGGPEELGLAPAPHPRRVMSQEHLLGDGGRSRYEFTLPRARLVSQEHLLLSSPEALRQSREHLLSPPRSPALPPEPSARASLAASHSNLLLGPGGPPTPLHGLPPPPGLHAHHHHALHGSPQPAWMSDAGGGGGTLARRPPFQRQGTLEQLQFIPGHHLPQHLRTASKNEVTV; translated from the exons ATGTCCCCCGCTTTTCCGCCTCCTGGCTCCTGCCCGCCCGCTCCCCGTGCTTCTGTCTTCCCTTGGGCTGCCTTCCTCATCCTTTCCTGCCACCATCTCCACATTTCTGCACCTCTGGCGCCTTTCTTCCGTGCACCGTTCCAGCCTCGGTTCGCCCCCCAGCCTGGCTGCCCCGGCCGAGCTCCTGCGCGCCCCATGCCGGCCCTCCTGCTCCTCGGGACCCTCCTGTTCCTGGCCTCGACTACCGGCCAGGCTGAGGCGCGTCCGTCCAACGCCACGAGCGCCGAGCCCCCGGGTCCGCTGCCCGCTCTGCTGGCGCACCTGCGGCGCCTGACCGGGGCGCTGACGGGCGGCGGGGGAGCAGCGGGCCCGGGGGCCAACGGCACCAGAGCCAGCACCCAGAGCTCGGCGGGCGCGGCCGCACGTGCGCCCCCTCCGGCCGAGCTGTGCCACGGCTACTACGACGTCATGGGCCAGTACGACGCCACCTTCAACTGCAGCACCGGCTCCTACCGCTTCTGCTGCGGCACCTGCCACTATCGCTTCTGCTGCGAACACCGCCACATGCGCCTGGCGCAGGCCTCCTGCTCCAACTACGACACGCCGCGCTGGGCCACCACGCCGCCGCCGCTGGCCGGGGGCGCCGGGGGCGCCGGGGGTGCGGGCGGGGGTCCTGGGCCCGGCCAGGCCGGCTGGCTGGAAGGGGGCCGGGCGGGGGGTGCTGGGGGGCGTGGGGGCGAGGGCCCAGGGGGCAGCACGGCCTACGTGGTGTGCGGGGTCATCAGCTTCGCCCTGGCCGTGGGCGTCGGCGCTAAAGTGGCCTTCAGCAAGGCGTCCCGTGCGCCCAGGGCGCACCGGGAGATCAACGTGCCCAG GGCTCTGGTGGACATTCTGAGACATCAGGCGGGGCCCGGGGCCCGCCCGGACCGGGCACGAAGCAGCTCCCTAACCACAGGGGTCGGAGGCCCGGACAGCATGCCGCCGAGGACGCCCAAGAACCTCTACAACCCCGTGAAGCCGTCCAATCTCG ATAACCTGCACAACCACCTGCACCTCAGCGGCAACAGCCCCAAACACCGCGCTGCCACCCTGG ACTGGAGGGCCATCCCGCCGCCCAGCCCCTCCTTGCGCTACTCCACGCTGTCCTGCTCGCGGTCCTTCCACAACCTCTCGCATCTGCCCCCGTCCTACGAGGCCGCCGTGAAATCGGAGCTCAACCGCTACTCCTCTCTCAAGAGGCTTG CCGAGAAGGACCTGGACGAGGCCTACCTGAAGCGCCGGCACCTGGCGGAGGTGCCCCGTGGGACGCTGCCCCTGCACGCGCTGCGGCGACCCGGCACGGGGGGCGGCTACCGCATGGATGGCTGGGGCGGCCCCGAGGAGCTGGGCCTGGCTCCCGCGCCCCACCCTCGGCGCGTCATGTCCCAGGAGCACCTGCTGGGCGACGGGGGCCGGTCGCGCTACGAATTCACGCTGCCGCGCGCGCGCCTCGTGTCCCAGGAGCATCTCCTCCTGTCGTCGCCCGAGGCCCTGCGCCAGAGCCGCGAGCACCTCCTGTCGCCGCCGCGCAGCCCCGCGCTGCCCCCCGAGCCCTCCGCGCGAGCCAGCCTGGCCGCCTCCCACTCCAACCTGCTGCTGGGGCCCGGGGGACCCCCCACGCCGCTGCACGGCCTGCCGCCGCCACCCGGCCTGCACGCGCACCACCACCACGCCCTGCACGGCTCGCCGCAGCCCGCCTGGATGTCAGAcgccggcgggggtgggggcacgCTGGCCCGCAGGCCGCCCTTCCAGCGCCAGGGCACGCTGGAGCAGCTGCAGTTCATCCCCGGCCATCACCTGCCCCAACACCTCCGCACGGCCAGCAAGAACGAGGTGACTGTCTGA
- the ISOC2 gene encoding isochorismatase domain-containing protein 2 isoform X2, protein MAAARPALGRVLPGSSMLFLCDMQEKFRHVVYFRQIVSVAARMLKVARLLSVPTVLTEQYPQGLGPTVPELGAQGLQPYSKTCFSMVPAVQQELDARPQLRSVLLCGVETQACILQTALDLLDRGLQVHVVVDACTSRSQVDRLVALSRLRQSGAFLSTSEGLIFQLVGDATHPQFKEIQKLVKEPSPDSGLLGLFQDQNPLFR, encoded by the exons ATGGCAGCTGCGAGGCCCGCGTTGGGCCGCGTCCTTCCCGGATCTTCCATGCTCTTCCTGTGCGACATGCAGGAGAAGTTCCGCCACGTCGTGTACTTCCGTCAGATCGTCTCTGTGGCTGCGCGCATGCTCAAG GTGGCCCGGCTGCTGAGTGTGCCGACAGTGCTGACTGAGCAGTACCCACAGGGTCTGGGCCCCACGGTGCCCGAGCTGGGCGCCCAGGGCCTCCAGCCATACTCCAAGACCTGCTTCAGCATGGTGCCTGCGGTGCAGCAGGAGCTGGACGCACGGCCCCAGCTTCGCTCTGTGCTCCTCTGTGGCGTGGAGACACAAGCCTGCATCTTG CAAACGGCCCTGGACCTCCTGGATCGCGGGCTGCAGGTCCACGTGGTGGTGGACGCCTGTACCTCCCGGAG CCAGGTGGACCGGCTGGTGGCGTTGTCGCGGTTGCGCCAGAGCGGTGCCTTCCTCTCCACCAGCGAGGGGCTCATTTTTCAGCTCGTGGGCGACGCCACCCACCCTCAGTTCAAGGAG ATCCAGAAGCTCGTCAAGGAGCCCAGCCCCGACAGCGGGCTGCTGGGCCTTTTCCAAGACCAGAACCCCCTCTTCCGCTGA
- the ISOC2 gene encoding isochorismatase domain-containing protein 2 isoform X1 has protein sequence MAAARPALGRVLPGSSMLFLCDMQEKFRHVVYFRQIVSVAARMLKVARLLSVPTVLTEQYPQGLGPTVPELGAQGLQPYSKTCFSMVPAVQQELDARPQLRSVLLCGVETQACILQTALDLLDRGLQVHVVVDACTSRRSRSSSRSPAPTAGCWAFSKTRTPSSADLATLRCAETPSSPVLGTLAGALSPPVAGSREWCSPPGEPPPREGGGCRLPIGPHLPEMQMKLPELGEGWSSRAGGGARPRATPRGGEGEGVTVCVGPAHGE, from the exons ATGGCAGCTGCGAGGCCCGCGTTGGGCCGCGTCCTTCCCGGATCTTCCATGCTCTTCCTGTGCGACATGCAGGAGAAGTTCCGCCACGTCGTGTACTTCCGTCAGATCGTCTCTGTGGCTGCGCGCATGCTCAAG GTGGCCCGGCTGCTGAGTGTGCCGACAGTGCTGACTGAGCAGTACCCACAGGGTCTGGGCCCCACGGTGCCCGAGCTGGGCGCCCAGGGCCTCCAGCCATACTCCAAGACCTGCTTCAGCATGGTGCCTGCGGTGCAGCAGGAGCTGGACGCACGGCCCCAGCTTCGCTCTGTGCTCCTCTGTGGCGTGGAGACACAAGCCTGCATCTTG CAAACGGCCCTGGACCTCCTGGATCGCGGGCTGCAGGTCCACGTGGTGGTGGACGCCTGTACCTCCCGGAG ATCCAGAAGCTCGTCAAGGAGCCCAGCCCCGACAGCGGGCTGCTGGGCCTTTTCCAAGACCAGAACCCCCTCTTCCGCTGACCTCGCCACCCTGCGCTGTGCGgagacaccctcttctcctgtcctcGGGACTCTGGCAGGCGCGCTTTCTCCCCCCGTCGCCGGGTCCCGAGAGTGGTGCAGTCCACCGGGAGAACCGCCCCCTCGGGAGGGCGGTGGGTGCCGCCTTCCCATTGGGCCGCACCTCCCGGAAATGCAAATGAAGCTCCCGGAGCTGGGCGAGGGTTGGTCGAGCCGGGCTGGAGGCGGGGCTCGGCCCCGGGCCACTCCAAGGGGCGGCGAGGGGGAGGGCGTCACAGTCTGTGTGGGACCAGCTCACGGAGAATAA